A single window of Nicotiana sylvestris chromosome 3, ASM39365v2, whole genome shotgun sequence DNA harbors:
- the LOC104228444 gene encoding bidirectional sugar transporter SWEET13-like, with protein MANHPLIFAFGILGNIISFTVFISPVPTFYGIVKKKSAEGFQSVPYVVALFSSMLWIYYAMTKTNETLIITINSFGCIAETIYIAIYFAYATKKTRMQTLRLVLLLNFGGFGLILFLTQILCKGAKRAEVIGWICMAFSISVFVAPLSIMGRVIRTKSVEFMPFNLSLTLTLSAVMWFLYGLLLRDIYVTVPNIAGMVLGVLQMVLYGIYRNAKPNQAEEKKLPTVVKLEELPTKVNSEVYPVSLPSMGSENGEAKDGKHFEDAQIKSLV; from the exons ATGGCAAACCATCCTTTGATCTTCGCCTTTGGCATTTTGG GTAACATAATCTCCTTCACGGTGTTTATATCGCCAGT ACCTACATTTTATGGGATCGTTAAAAAGAAATCAGCCGAAGGGTTTCAATCGGTGCCGTATGTTGTTGCATTATTTAGTTCAATGCTTTGGATTTACTATGCAATGACTAAGacaaatgaaacccttatcatCACCATCAACTCCTTTGGCTGCATTGCGGAGACTATTTATATTGCTATTTATTTTGCTTATGCGACAAAAAAAACAAGG ATGCAAACGTTGAGACTTGTTCTACTGTTGAATTTCGGTGGCTTTGGGTTGATTCTTTTCCTCACCCAAATTTTATGCAAAGGAGCAAAACGAGCTGAAGTTATTGGATGGATTTGCATGGCGTTTTCTATTAGTGTGTTTGTAGCACCTCTAAGCATTATG GGGCGGGTAATACGGACCAAAAGTGTGGAGTTCATGCCATTTAACTTGTCGTTAACCCTTACACTTAGTGCTGTGATGTGGTTTTTGTACGGTTTACTTTTGAGAGACATCTATGTCACG GTACCAAACATTGCGGGAATGGTACTTGGAGTGCTCCAAATGGTATTGTATGGAATATACAGAAATGCCAAGCCAAATCAGGCAGAAGAGAAGAAACTACCCACTGTTGTGAAGCTGGAGGAGTTGCCTACAAAAGTTAATTCTGAGGTTTATCCAGTTAGTTTACCATCCATGGGCAGTGAAAACGGAGAGGCTAAAGATGGTAAACATTTTGAAGATGCCCAAATCAAATCTCTTGTGTAA